Genomic DNA from Clostridium sp. BJN0013:
AACCTATCATATCCTTAAACCCAATTTCATCATCAGTGTAGTTCTTGCCAAACACTGTTATTTCTCCACTGTCCCGTTTAAGCTGCTCCATAATAAGTTTAATTGTAGTAGTTTTACCTGCCCCATTCTGTCCTATATAACCTAAAATATATCCCTCAGGTAACTTTAGATTAATATTTTTAAGTTTAAAATTTCCAAAACTTTTATTTAAATCTTTTATTTCAAGTGCATACATAGATTTCACTCCTTCATCAAATTTTCTAAAATCATCACCAGTTCTTCATTTGATATACTAGCTAATTTTGCATTTTCAATGGCAGAGATAAATGCTTCTTCAATACGTTTTAAATATTCTTCTCTTACCATCTCATTATCTTTAGGAAGCACAAAACTCCCCTTTCCTTGTATAGTAGCTATGAATCCTTCAGCTTCAAGGTCAGAATAAGCCCTCGTAGTTGTAATAACACTTATGCCCAAATCCTTCGCAAGTTGACGTATAGATGGCAGAAATTCATTTTCGGCAAGATCACCGCACATTATTTGTTCCTTAATCTGTGCCTTAATTTGAGCATAGATAGGTAAATCAGATTTATTGGAGATTAGTATTTTCAATTAGTGACACCTCCTTACCCAATACTGTATATATTAAATTATATACAGTATAATGTTTATTGTCAATATTGTGTTTAAAGATCAAGTGATTCTTAGGTTCAGGTGGAGTTTACTTATGAGGAATACTTTTCTCCATTTGAACCTTATTAACAGTATTCTTAGTGTCTTTAGCACTTATAATACGTTATCCTTTAGGGGAAGAACTTATCCAGGTGCGTAGCAGTGCTTATCCCCCACTTTGAAGAAGATGGGGGTATTAGCAATGGTAGCCTTCGGATAAAAAATTTATCAAATAGCATTCAGTATCATACCCTGTAGTTTTACAGTGGACAAATAAATTACATATCTTTGTAAGGGGTCAGACTCCTTACAAAAACCGGTGCAACTTTTGTTTTCAAATGGTATAATTTGCATATACAGAAAATTGGGAGATGGGTAAAGTTGAAAAAACATTTTAAGAGTTTTATTTTAATAATTTTTTCTTTAATACTTATTATTAGCGTTGGGTGTAATAATTCAAAAGCAACTAATAATAAAAATTAGGTGAAAAATCTTAGTTTTTTAATGCTTGTAGGGCTGCAATATAAGCTATTTTTATAATTATATAAAAATAGCTTATATTTTTTACTTTTTAGTATACCTTAAAATGATACACTCTTATATAGACATTAATATTACACGATTCATCACATAAACTTCCGTCGAACTCACGTTATTAGGACCTTTTCCATCCAGGTAATCCTTAAAAATTCTCCTTTCAATAGATATGGGCTTTTAGTTATCTAAATAAAAAATTTGTGTATTAATCCTTAATAATAGTTTTATTAATCATTTTCTTATAAATATTAATTTTTTTCTCTAAGTTCACTATATTATTCTCTATATTGCTTTTTTGAGTATACAATCTGTCCATTTGCTTTTCCAATAATTTCAAACGTTCTCTCAGCGTACTGTCTCCCTCATATCTCAGCTTAGAATAATATTGAATTTCTTTAATTGGCATATTTGTTTCTTTTAATCTAAATATAAAATTTAACCATTCTATATCTTTTTCACAATACACTCGCCTATTTATTTTATCTCTATTAGGATAAATCAAACCAATTTTCTCATAATAACATTCATTCCTTTCGCTGTGCTCAAGGCACAAAAATTAATGAAAGAGTGATTAAAATTACCAATTACTGTGAATAATATAGACAAGTATACAGGTGTACTACAGAGCACGGCGGGGTGA
This window encodes:
- a CDS encoding MerR family transcriptional regulator → MCLEHSERNECYYEKIGLIYPNRDKINRRVYCEKDIEWLNFIFRLKETNMPIKEIQYYSKLRYEGDSTLRERLKLLEKQMDRLYTQKSNIENNIVNLEKKINIYKKMINKTIIKD
- a CDS encoding GntR family transcriptional regulator, producing the protein MKILISNKSDLPIYAQIKAQIKEQIMCGDLAENEFLPSIRQLAKDLGISVITTTRAYSDLEAEGFIATIQGKGSFVLPKDNEMVREEYLKRIEEAFISAIENAKLASISNEELVMILENLMKE